From Pseudomonas sp. FP2335, the proteins below share one genomic window:
- a CDS encoding MFS transporter: MSARTRLLASFIALMMAMGIGRFALTPQMPHLLSEGQIDLTGAGLIAAANYLGYFVGAVDSIFARSHHHVRGRLYGGLWLCVLLTLASYWAHGFWPHVLLRFGTGVASAWALVMITSLSQPLALAAGQPRLGALVFAGPGLGILLTGLLALVSNLLGQDSATLWLVYGAVALVMLLAVLPYLPRPTATSAPTASAGRNQSIAHLGWIYFLFGLGYIIPATFLSQMASAQFSGAWQADLFWPCFGLAAALGVVVASLRRKDPNTTRRWLMTTLWLQGAGVFACLLGNGWGLALGVSLCGAPFLACMQLVMARLREIAPHGYQRSTGLLTASFAMGQLSGPLLASVSSHLSGGLHPALVIAGCGLLVAGALLSRQPGAQAHEAVHDAPAPGRTAHPGSTR; the protein is encoded by the coding sequence ATGTCAGCCCGCACCCGCCTACTCGCCAGCTTTATCGCCCTGATGATGGCCATGGGCATTGGCCGCTTCGCCCTCACCCCACAAATGCCGCACCTGCTGAGTGAGGGGCAGATCGACCTGACCGGCGCCGGGCTGATCGCTGCTGCCAATTACCTGGGCTATTTCGTCGGCGCGGTGGATTCGATCTTCGCCCGCAGCCATCACCACGTACGCGGCCGCCTGTATGGCGGGCTGTGGCTGTGCGTGCTGCTGACACTTGCGTCGTACTGGGCCCACGGTTTCTGGCCGCACGTGTTGTTGCGCTTCGGCACCGGCGTTGCGAGTGCCTGGGCGCTGGTGATGATCACCAGCCTGAGCCAACCCCTGGCGCTTGCCGCTGGCCAGCCGCGCCTGGGGGCGTTGGTATTTGCCGGTCCGGGATTGGGGATCTTGCTGACGGGCTTGCTGGCACTGGTCTCGAACCTGCTGGGACAGGATAGCGCCACCTTGTGGCTGGTGTATGGGGCCGTGGCGCTGGTGATGTTGCTCGCCGTGCTGCCCTACCTGCCCCGGCCGACAGCCACCTCTGCACCCACTGCCAGTGCTGGCCGCAACCAGAGCATCGCCCACTTGGGCTGGATCTACTTTCTGTTCGGCTTGGGCTACATCATCCCGGCGACCTTTCTGTCACAGATGGCCAGTGCGCAGTTCAGCGGCGCCTGGCAGGCCGATCTGTTCTGGCCGTGTTTCGGCCTGGCAGCAGCGCTAGGCGTGGTTGTCGCCAGCCTGCGCCGCAAGGACCCGAACACCACGCGGCGCTGGCTGATGACCACGCTGTGGCTACAGGGTGCCGGTGTGTTCGCCTGCTTGCTGGGCAATGGCTGGGGTCTGGCGCTGGGCGTGTCGCTGTGTGGTGCGCCGTTCCTGGCGTGTATGCAATTGGTAATGGCGCGCTTGAGAGAAATCGCGCCCCACGGCTACCAGCGCAGCACCGGTTTGCTGACTGCCAGTTTTGCCATGGGCCAGTTGAGCGGGCCGTTGCTGGCTTCGGTGAGCAGTCATCTGAGCGGCGGCCTGCACCCGGCGTTGGTGATCGCCGGATGCGGCCTGCTGGTGGCAGGTGCGCTGCTCAGCCGGCAACCAGGGGCACAGGCACACGAAGCTGTTCACGACGCGCCAGCACCAGGAAGAACAGCCCACCCAGGAAGCACCCGGTGA
- a CDS encoding cytosine permease translates to MNNKNNDKSIRKIETNGVEQIPDHERTAGPKDLFRLIFGGANTFATAVLGSFPVLFGLSFQAGVWAIVLGVLVGALILAPMGLFGPINGTNNAVSSGAHFGVHGRIVGSFLSLLTAIAFFSLSVWSSGDALVGGAKRLVGLPETDLTLGLAYGVFAILVLTVCIYGFRFMLWVNRIAVWAASLLFLLGIFAFAPTFDSHFAGTVAMGQSGFWAAFIGAALVAMSNPISFGAFLGDWSRYIPRETPKMRIMLAVVLAQIATLIPFLFGLATATIVAVKAPDYIAANNYVGGLLAVAPSWFFLPVCLIAVIGGMSTGTTSLYGTGLDMSSVFPRLLSRVKATLLIGLMSIAFIFIGRFAANLVQSVSTFAVLIITCTTPWMVMMIIGLIVRRGFYCPDDLQVFTRGESGGRYWFSHGWNWRGLGAWIPSALVGLCFVNLPGQFVGPLGNLADGIDISLPVTLGLASVVYLTLLRVFPEPAAVYGPAFVARELAPAGVRSGPKTAASSFAGEREQAPSPHQASSSQ, encoded by the coding sequence ATGAATAATAAAAACAACGATAAAAGTATTCGCAAGATAGAAACCAACGGGGTCGAGCAGATCCCGGACCATGAACGTACCGCCGGGCCCAAGGATCTGTTCCGCCTGATCTTCGGCGGTGCCAATACCTTTGCCACCGCCGTGCTGGGTTCCTTTCCCGTGCTGTTCGGCCTGTCGTTCCAGGCCGGGGTGTGGGCGATTGTGCTCGGCGTGCTGGTGGGGGCGCTGATCCTGGCGCCCATGGGCCTGTTCGGGCCGATCAACGGCACCAACAACGCGGTGTCGTCCGGTGCGCACTTCGGCGTGCACGGGCGAATTGTCGGCTCGTTTCTGTCACTGCTGACGGCGATTGCCTTCTTCTCACTGTCGGTGTGGAGTTCAGGCGATGCGCTGGTGGGCGGTGCGAAACGTCTGGTAGGCCTACCGGAAACCGACCTGACCCTGGGCCTGGCCTACGGCGTGTTCGCGATCCTGGTGCTGACCGTATGCATCTACGGCTTTCGCTTCATGCTGTGGGTCAACCGCATCGCGGTGTGGGCGGCGAGTCTCCTGTTTTTACTCGGGATCTTCGCCTTCGCGCCGACCTTCGACAGCCACTTCGCCGGCACCGTCGCCATGGGCCAGAGCGGCTTCTGGGCGGCGTTTATCGGCGCGGCGCTGGTGGCCATGAGCAACCCGATTTCCTTCGGCGCGTTCCTCGGGGACTGGTCGCGTTACATCCCGCGTGAGACGCCGAAAATGCGCATCATGCTGGCCGTGGTCCTGGCCCAGATCGCCACATTGATCCCGTTCCTGTTCGGCCTGGCCACCGCGACCATCGTGGCAGTCAAGGCCCCGGACTACATCGCGGCCAACAACTACGTCGGCGGTTTGCTCGCGGTGGCGCCGAGCTGGTTCTTCCTGCCGGTGTGCCTGATTGCGGTGATCGGCGGCATGTCCACCGGCACCACATCGCTGTATGGCACGGGGTTGGACATGTCCAGCGTGTTCCCGCGCCTGCTGTCGCGGGTCAAGGCGACACTGCTGATTGGGCTGATGTCGATTGCCTTCATCTTTATCGGACGTTTCGCCGCCAACCTGGTGCAGAGCGTGTCGACCTTCGCCGTGCTGATCATCACCTGCACCACACCGTGGATGGTGATGATGATCATCGGCCTGATCGTGCGTCGCGGCTTCTATTGCCCGGATGACTTGCAAGTGTTCACCCGTGGTGAAAGTGGCGGCCGCTACTGGTTCAGCCATGGCTGGAACTGGCGCGGGCTGGGGGCCTGGATTCCGAGTGCGCTGGTGGGCCTGTGCTTCGTCAACCTGCCGGGGCAGTTCGTTGGGCCGCTGGGCAACCTGGCCGATGGCATCGACATCAGTCTGCCGGTGACGCTGGGGCTGGCGTCGGTGGTGTACCTGACCTTGCTGCGTGTGTTTCCTGAGCCGGCTGCGGTGTATGGGCCGGCCTTTGTGGCGAGGGAACTTGCTCCCGCCGGGGTGCGAAGCGGCCCTAAAACAGCAGCCTCCAGCTTCGCAGGCGAGCGGGAACAAGCGCCCTCGCCACACCAAGCTTCGTCATCACAATAA
- a CDS encoding NCS1 family nucleobase:cation symporter-1, which yields MTEQLPKGYSPRLYNQDLGPLPQKWTWYNIFAFWMSDVHSVGGYVFAASLFALGLASWQVLIALLTGICIVQLIANLVAKPSQQAAVPYPVICRLAFGVFGANIPAVIRGLIAVAWYGIQTYLASSALIIVVLRFFPQMAVYAEPHFAGLSYLGWFGFLSLWVLQAAVFWAGMESIRRFIDWAGPVVYAVMFALAGWIVWKAGWANISFTLSEKSLSGWQAFGQVIVATALVVSYFSGPTLNFGDFSRYCRSMHDVRRGNFWGLPVNFLAFSLVTVVIVSGTLPVFGEMLHDPIATVSRIDNSMAVLLGAFAFVTATIGINIVANFVSPAFDFANVAPNKISWRAGGMIAAVASIFITPWNLFNNPLMIHYTLDILAAFIGPLFGILLVDFYLIKKQQIDVDALFDDSPGGRYYFDGGVNWTAVKALVPATLVGVAITFTPALQGMANFAWFTGCFLGGLFFLVLARREQLRVPVPLVAG from the coding sequence ATGACCGAACAATTGCCCAAAGGCTACAGCCCGCGCCTGTACAACCAGGACCTGGGCCCACTGCCGCAGAAGTGGACCTGGTACAACATTTTCGCGTTCTGGATGAGCGACGTGCACAGCGTCGGCGGCTATGTGTTCGCCGCCAGCCTGTTCGCCCTGGGGCTGGCCAGTTGGCAGGTATTGATCGCCTTGCTCACCGGTATCTGCATCGTGCAGTTGATCGCCAACCTGGTGGCCAAGCCGAGCCAGCAAGCCGCCGTACCGTACCCGGTAATTTGCCGACTGGCCTTTGGGGTGTTTGGCGCGAATATTCCTGCGGTGATTCGTGGCTTGATTGCCGTGGCCTGGTACGGGATTCAGACCTATCTGGCTTCCAGCGCCCTGATCATCGTGGTGCTGCGCTTTTTCCCACAAATGGCGGTGTATGCAGAGCCGCATTTTGCGGGCCTGTCCTACCTCGGCTGGTTTGGTTTCCTAAGCTTGTGGGTGCTGCAAGCGGCGGTGTTCTGGGCCGGCATGGAGTCCATCCGCCGCTTTATCGATTGGGCCGGGCCGGTGGTGTATGCGGTGATGTTTGCCCTGGCGGGGTGGATCGTGTGGAAGGCGGGCTGGGCGAATATCAGCTTCACCCTATCGGAAAAATCCCTGTCGGGCTGGCAGGCGTTTGGTCAGGTGATCGTGGCAACGGCGTTGGTGGTGTCGTACTTCTCCGGCCCGACGTTGAACTTCGGCGATTTCAGTCGCTACTGCCGCAGCATGCACGACGTGCGACGCGGCAATTTCTGGGGGCTGCCGGTAAATTTCCTGGCGTTCTCGCTGGTCACCGTGGTGATCGTCTCGGGCACTTTGCCGGTGTTTGGTGAAATGCTCCACGACCCGATTGCCACCGTGTCGCGCATCGATAACAGCATGGCCGTGCTGCTCGGCGCCTTTGCCTTTGTGACCGCCACCATCGGCATCAATATTGTTGCCAATTTTGTTTCCCCGGCGTTCGATTTCGCCAACGTCGCGCCGAACAAAATCAGCTGGCGCGCCGGTGGCATGATCGCCGCCGTGGCATCGATCTTCATTACCCCGTGGAACCTGTTCAACAACCCGCTGATGATCCACTACACCCTGGACATCCTCGCTGCGTTTATCGGGCCGTTGTTCGGCATCCTGCTGGTGGACTTCTACCTGATCAAAAAGCAGCAGATCGACGTGGATGCGCTGTTCGACGACAGCCCAGGCGGTCGTTATTACTTCGATGGCGGCGTGAACTGGACGGCGGTCAAGGCGCTGGTGCCAGCGACATTGGTCGGTGTCGCGATCACCTTCACCCCGGCGTTGCAAGGCATGGCCAACTTCGCCTGGTTCACCGGGTGCTTCCTGGGTGGGCTGTTCTTCCTGGTGCTGGCGCGTCGTGAACAGCTTCGTGTGCCTGTGCCCCTGGTTGCCGGCTGA
- a CDS encoding LysR family transcriptional regulator: protein MEFSQLRIFQAVAEEGSITRAAERLHRVPSNLSTRLKQMEEQLGVELFVRERQRLQLSPAGKVLLDYSTRLLALHDEAHGAVQGGQPAGDFVLGSMYSTAAVHLPKLLARYHKAYPMVNLQVQSAPSGELLEGLITGRLDAAFVDGPITIASLEGVALCEERLVLICEADHPPVRGPQDVAGRAVFTFRRSCAYRTRLETWFSHEHVAMGRAIEIESYQGMLACVIAGSGVALMSESMLDSLPGKDSVSVHPLTGHFATATTWLMWRKGMLGANLNAWIDLQQEGKVGLEQDTRASA, encoded by the coding sequence ATGGAGTTCAGTCAATTGCGCATTTTCCAGGCGGTGGCGGAGGAGGGCTCCATCACCCGCGCAGCTGAGCGCCTGCACCGTGTGCCGTCGAACCTGTCGACGCGGCTCAAGCAGATGGAGGAGCAACTCGGCGTTGAACTGTTCGTGCGAGAACGCCAGCGCTTGCAACTTTCTCCTGCGGGTAAGGTGCTGCTGGACTACAGCACCCGTCTGCTCGCGCTGCATGACGAAGCCCACGGCGCGGTCCAGGGCGGACAACCGGCCGGCGACTTTGTGCTGGGCAGCATGTACAGCACGGCAGCGGTGCATTTGCCTAAGCTGTTGGCCCGCTATCACAAGGCGTATCCGATGGTGAACCTTCAGGTGCAATCGGCGCCCAGCGGTGAGTTGCTCGAAGGGTTGATTACCGGTCGCCTGGATGCCGCCTTTGTGGACGGCCCAATTACCATCGCGAGTCTGGAAGGTGTGGCCCTGTGCGAAGAACGCTTGGTGTTGATTTGCGAGGCTGACCACCCACCTGTGCGCGGGCCGCAGGATGTGGCGGGGCGTGCGGTGTTCACTTTCCGACGCAGTTGCGCCTATCGCACACGGCTGGAAACGTGGTTTTCCCACGAACACGTAGCCATGGGGCGGGCAATCGAGATCGAGTCCTATCAGGGCATGCTGGCCTGTGTGATCGCCGGTTCGGGGGTGGCGCTGATGTCCGAATCCATGCTCGACAGCCTGCCGGGCAAGGACAGCGTGTCCGTTCATCCGCTGACAGGGCATTTTGCCACTGCGACCACCTGGCTGATGTGGCGAAAGGGTATGCTCGGCGCTAACCTCAATGCATGGATCGACCTGCAGCAAGAAGGCAAGGTCGGGCTCGAGCAAGACACACGCGCAAGTGCTTGA
- the copD gene encoding copper homeostasis membrane protein CopD, translating into MSEMIPVLLRFVLYLDLMLVFGLGLFGLYARHCRLDVRRLLRWMASLGVLLSVLSMVSMTQAMSGAEDWQTLWPHVQMMLAHTELGWTWCLRLVALVVVLLNPRLATLCGGVALVTLAWAGHGVMHEGALGVWHLISDIAHLLAAAGWVGALAAFGLLLMSPSLPGAPHVEALAQALVGFERVGMGFVAVLIVTGVTNYLLVVGLNPDGLSEGLYALLLGLKLAVFGLMLGLAALNRFHLTPWLQRSLTSGDNATATRALRRSIAVEFGAVVLILGLVAWLGTLAPD; encoded by the coding sequence ATGAGTGAAATGATCCCGGTGTTGTTGCGGTTTGTGCTGTACCTGGACTTGATGCTGGTGTTTGGCCTGGGTTTGTTTGGCCTCTACGCAAGGCACTGCCGGTTGGATGTGAGGCGGCTGCTGCGGTGGATGGCGAGCCTGGGAGTGCTGCTGTCGGTGCTGTCGATGGTGTCCATGACCCAAGCCATGAGTGGTGCCGAGGACTGGCAAACGCTGTGGCCGCATGTGCAGATGATGCTGGCGCACACCGAACTGGGATGGACGTGGTGCCTGCGTCTTGTGGCGCTGGTCGTGGTGCTGCTCAACCCCCGGCTGGCCACGTTGTGCGGCGGCGTCGCACTGGTGACGCTGGCATGGGCCGGGCATGGGGTGATGCACGAGGGCGCGCTGGGGGTGTGGCATTTGATCAGCGACATTGCGCATTTGCTGGCGGCGGCGGGTTGGGTCGGCGCGTTGGCTGCGTTCGGGCTGTTGTTGATGAGCCCGTCGTTACCCGGCGCGCCGCATGTCGAGGCGTTGGCGCAGGCGTTGGTGGGCTTCGAGCGGGTCGGCATGGGGTTTGTCGCGGTGCTGATCGTGACGGGCGTGACCAATTACCTGCTGGTGGTCGGGCTGAATCCGGACGGGCTCAGCGAGGGGCTTTATGCACTGTTGTTGGGCCTCAAGTTGGCGGTGTTCGGCTTGATGCTGGGGTTGGCGGCGCTCAATCGCTTTCATCTGACGCCATGGTTGCAGCGGTCCCTGACCTCAGGCGACAACGCGACGGCGACCCGGGCGTTGCGCCGCAGCATCGCGGTGGAGTTTGGCGCCGTGGTGTTGATCCTCGGGTTGGTCGCCTGGCTGGGCACCTTGGCGCCGGATTAA
- a CDS encoding sodium:solute symporter has protein sequence MALDLFVVLIYAAGMLVLGYYGMRRAKTHEDYLVAGRNLGPSLYMGTMAATVLGGASTVGTVRLGYVHGISGFWLCAALGMGIIALNLFLAKPLLKLKIFTVTQVLEKRYNPMARQASAVIMLAYALMIGVTSILAIGTVLQVLFGLPFWISVLLGGGVVVVYSTIGGMWSLTLTDIVQFVIKTVGLMFILLPICLYRVGGWDELVAKLPASNFSFTAIGWDTIITYFMIYFFGILIGQDIWQRVFTARDEKVAKYAGTFAGFYCILYGLACALIGMAAHVLIPDLDNVNNAFAAIVKVSLPDGIRGLVIAAALAAMMSTASAGLLAASTVLTEDLLPRLRGGKQSSLAINRLFTMLTGVAVLGIALVVNDVISALTLAYNLLVGGMLIPLIGAIFWKRATTSGAITSMTLGFVTALVFMFKDGLDANTPIYYSLAIGLVSFVLVSVLSRKPQAATARAV, from the coding sequence ATGGCTTTGGATTTATTCGTCGTACTCATCTACGCCGCCGGCATGCTCGTGCTCGGCTATTACGGCATGCGTCGCGCCAAGACCCACGAAGACTACCTGGTGGCCGGCCGCAACCTCGGCCCGTCGCTGTACATGGGCACCATGGCCGCCACCGTGTTGGGCGGTGCCTCCACCGTCGGCACCGTGCGCCTGGGCTATGTGCATGGTATTTCCGGCTTCTGGCTGTGCGCCGCATTGGGCATGGGGATCATTGCGCTGAACCTGTTCCTCGCCAAGCCGCTGCTCAAGCTGAAGATCTTCACCGTCACCCAGGTGTTGGAAAAACGCTACAACCCCATGGCCCGCCAAGCGAGCGCGGTGATCATGCTGGCCTACGCGCTGATGATCGGCGTGACCTCGATCCTGGCCATCGGTACCGTGCTGCAAGTGCTGTTCGGCCTGCCGTTCTGGATCTCGGTGCTGCTCGGCGGTGGCGTGGTGGTGGTGTACTCGACCATTGGCGGCATGTGGTCGCTGACCCTCACCGACATCGTGCAGTTCGTGATCAAGACCGTCGGCCTGATGTTTATCCTGCTGCCGATCTGCCTGTACCGCGTCGGCGGCTGGGATGAACTGGTGGCCAAGCTGCCCGCGTCGAACTTCAGCTTCACCGCGATCGGCTGGGACACGATCATCACCTACTTCATGATCTACTTTTTCGGCATCCTGATTGGCCAGGACATCTGGCAGCGCGTGTTCACCGCCCGCGACGAAAAGGTCGCCAAGTACGCCGGCACTTTCGCCGGTTTCTACTGCATCCTCTACGGCCTGGCCTGTGCGTTGATCGGCATGGCCGCCCATGTGCTGATCCCGGACCTGGACAACGTGAACAACGCGTTTGCCGCCATCGTCAAAGTCTCGCTGCCCGATGGCATCCGTGGCCTGGTGATCGCTGCGGCACTGGCCGCCATGATGTCCACCGCCAGTGCCGGCTTGCTGGCCGCCTCCACCGTTCTGACCGAAGACCTGCTGCCGCGCCTGCGTGGCGGTAAACAGTCGAGCCTGGCGATCAACCGTTTGTTCACGATGCTGACCGGTGTTGCCGTGCTGGGTATCGCGCTGGTGGTGAATGATGTGATCAGCGCGCTGACCCTGGCCTACAACCTGTTGGTGGGCGGTATGTTGATCCCGCTGATCGGGGCGATTTTCTGGAAGCGTGCGACCACCTCCGGCGCGATCACCTCGATGACCCTGGGCTTTGTGACGGCGCTGGTGTTCATGTTCAAGGATGGCCTGGACGCGAACACGCCGATCTACTACAGCCTGGCGATAGGGCTGGTGAGTTTTGTGCTGGTCAGTGTGCTGTCGCGCAAGCCACAGGCAGCAACGGCTCGCGCGGTGTGA
- a CDS encoding DUF2177 family protein codes for MSKKSVFAYLGTLLAFLVLDGLWLGVLMGPTYKSLLGPLMLDQPRLVPAVLFYLLYVLGCVVFVVLPSASWQRAARLGALLGLVAYGTYDLSNWATLHGWSGGLALMDMAWGTCLTAACCTLGYLCADRVRQ; via the coding sequence ATGTCCAAAAAATCAGTATTCGCCTACCTCGGCACCTTGCTCGCGTTCCTGGTGCTTGACGGCCTCTGGCTCGGCGTCCTCATGGGCCCGACCTACAAATCCCTGCTGGGCCCGCTGATGCTTGATCAGCCACGTTTAGTGCCCGCAGTACTCTTCTATCTCCTGTATGTCCTCGGCTGCGTGGTGTTTGTCGTCTTGCCCAGCGCGAGTTGGCAGCGTGCGGCGCGTCTGGGGGCCTTGTTGGGCCTGGTCGCCTACGGCACTTATGACCTGAGCAACTGGGCCACGCTGCACGGCTGGTCTGGCGGGTTGGCGCTGATGGACATGGCCTGGGGCACCTGCCTGACGGCGGCATGCTGCACGCTTGGGTATTTGTGTGCAGATCGGGTGCGCCAGTGA
- a CDS encoding DUF6279 family lipoprotein — MLQRLKLLTVLLTLSLVLAGCNRVGLAYRNLDVIIPWTLNDYLDMNAGQKSWFNDTLKEHLAWHCSTQLPGYLDWLDRLQQMADNHQVSDAALQARTAEAKQAITQIARQITPSAIELLQGLDDQQVRDMNAALAKDLRKRQDEYLKPPLAEQIKDRAERMNKRLDAWIGPLSASQQARVSAWSSALGEQNQAWIGNRAQWQAQFSAAVRQRHSAGFAPKIEQLLVDRESLWTPQYSAAYAQTEAEARSLIVDVMAETTVQQRQKLTQKIAKVRSDLQALKCLQSAKG, encoded by the coding sequence ATGCTGCAACGGCTCAAACTCCTGACGGTGCTGCTGACCCTAAGCCTGGTGCTGGCCGGCTGCAATCGCGTCGGCCTGGCCTACCGCAACCTCGATGTGATCATCCCCTGGACCCTCAACGACTACCTGGACATGAATGCCGGGCAGAAGAGCTGGTTCAACGACACCCTCAAGGAGCACCTGGCCTGGCACTGCAGCACACAACTGCCGGGCTACCTCGACTGGCTCGACCGCCTGCAACAGATGGCCGACAACCATCAGGTCAGCGATGCCGCGCTGCAAGCGCGAACCGCCGAAGCCAAGCAGGCCATCACTCAAATCGCGCGGCAGATCACCCCGTCGGCCATCGAGTTGCTGCAAGGCCTGGACGACCAGCAGGTGCGGGACATGAACGCGGCCCTGGCCAAGGACCTGCGCAAACGCCAGGACGAGTACCTCAAACCGCCACTGGCCGAGCAAATCAAGGACCGTGCCGAGCGCATGAACAAACGCCTGGATGCCTGGATCGGCCCGCTCAGTGCCAGCCAGCAGGCGCGCGTCAGCGCCTGGTCCAGCGCGCTGGGCGAACAGAACCAGGCCTGGATCGGCAACCGCGCCCAGTGGCAGGCGCAGTTCAGCGCCGCCGTGAGGCAACGCCACAGCGCCGGCTTCGCGCCGAAGATCGAGCAACTGCTGGTGGACCGCGAAAGCCTGTGGACCCCGCAATACAGTGCCGCTTACGCACAAACGGAGGCCGAGGCCCGCAGCCTGATTGTCGACGTGATGGCCGAGACCACGGTGCAACAACGCCAGAAACTCACCCAGAAAATCGCCAAGGTGCGCAGCGACTTGCAGGCACTCAAATGCCTGCAAAGCGCAAAAGGTTAA
- a CDS encoding TorF family putative porin, giving the protein MFKACIFLLTALAASPLAQAQIFQRELGDFDLKLGTTPSRSMAQGLVKPTSPGSDSFHGGLDLSHDSGLYFGQFSPSMGLSPDSTLEVDSYMGFKHPFDQTLGYEVGLIHYSYPKLSPLDSQEFYGGLNLLGNRFGASFSNDPDRQDSTLFADLSGTQPFGIGVSLKYTTHQLGTPATVDGGSISSFSDWSVQFSRQWMGVDLNLIYSDSSLSGSNCSAYSGHNSQCDGLLTLKAVRSFY; this is encoded by the coding sequence ATGTTCAAAGCGTGCATTTTCCTGCTCACTGCCCTGGCAGCCAGCCCCCTCGCCCAAGCGCAGATCTTTCAGCGCGAATTGGGCGACTTCGACCTGAAATTGGGCACCACACCCAGCCGCAGCATGGCCCAGGGTCTGGTCAAGCCGACGTCTCCGGGCAGCGACTCATTCCACGGCGGCCTCGACCTGAGCCACGACAGCGGCCTGTACTTCGGCCAATTCTCCCCCAGCATGGGCCTGTCGCCAGACAGCACCCTCGAAGTCGACTCCTACATGGGCTTCAAGCACCCGTTCGACCAGACCCTGGGCTACGAAGTCGGCCTGATCCACTACAGCTATCCCAAGCTAAGCCCCCTCGACAGCCAGGAGTTCTACGGCGGCCTGAACCTGCTGGGCAATCGCTTCGGCGCCTCCTTCAGCAACGACCCGGACCGCCAGGACAGCACCCTGTTCGCCGACCTCAGTGGCACCCAACCGTTCGGCATCGGCGTCAGCCTGAAATACACCACTCATCAGTTGGGCACCCCGGCCACCGTCGACGGTGGCTCCATCAGCAGCTTCAGTGATTGGTCGGTGCAATTCTCCCGACAGTGGATGGGCGTTGACCTGAACCTGATCTACAGCGACTCCAGCCTCAGCGGCAGCAATTGCTCGGCCTACTCCGGACACAACTCGCAATGCGATGGCCTGTTGACGTTGAAGGCGGTGCGGTCGTTTTATTGA
- a CDS encoding S1 RNA-binding domain-containing protein: MALVGRYNSLQVVKHTNFGLYLDGAQDGEILLPNRYIPKDIPSEDEDWLNVFIYLDSDDKLIATTEKPKVQVGEFASLKVVEVNSIGVFLDWGLPKDLLLPYSEEKRQMTAGEYCVVHVYLDKHTKRITATARLDRYLDKTPANYEVGQEVNLLVAEATDMGFKAIINNKHWGLIHKNEVFKFLRPGKEEKGFIKEIRADGNISLSLQPVGQEAASSLNSKILAKLRENNGTLPVSDKSDPAVISNLFGVSKGNFKKAIGALYKQGQIVIHADRIELS; the protein is encoded by the coding sequence ATGGCTTTAGTCGGGCGCTACAACAGCTTGCAAGTGGTTAAACACACTAACTTTGGTTTGTACCTGGATGGTGCGCAAGACGGTGAAATCCTCTTGCCTAATCGGTATATCCCCAAAGATATTCCCAGTGAAGATGAAGATTGGCTGAACGTTTTCATTTATCTGGACAGCGATGACAAACTTATCGCCACCACTGAAAAACCGAAAGTTCAAGTGGGCGAATTTGCCAGTTTGAAAGTCGTCGAAGTCAACAGTATCGGCGTCTTCCTCGATTGGGGTTTGCCCAAGGATCTGTTGCTGCCGTATTCGGAAGAAAAGCGCCAGATGACCGCCGGTGAATATTGCGTGGTGCACGTCTACCTCGACAAACACACCAAGCGCATCACCGCCACTGCACGCCTGGATCGCTACCTGGACAAGACGCCAGCCAACTACGAGGTGGGCCAGGAAGTCAATCTGCTGGTGGCCGAAGCCACCGACATGGGCTTCAAGGCGATCATCAACAACAAGCACTGGGGCCTGATCCACAAGAACGAAGTGTTCAAGTTCCTGCGTCCGGGCAAGGAAGAGAAAGGCTTTATCAAAGAGATCCGCGCCGATGGCAACATCAGCCTGAGCCTGCAACCGGTGGGCCAGGAAGCGGCCTCCAGCCTGAACTCCAAGATCCTCGCCAAGTTGCGTGAAAACAACGGCACCTTGCCGGTCAGCGACAAAAGCGACCCGGCGGTGATCAGCAACTTGTTCGGCGTGAGCAAGGGCAACTTCAAGAAGGCTATCGGTGCCCTCTACAAGCAGGGCCAGATCGTGATTCATGCGGATCGCATTGAACTAAGCTGA
- a CDS encoding PA1414 family protein, translating into MKEKIQNWLHDLGVALGLIEPPLQPVPIRTDDEQRRPRRR; encoded by the coding sequence ATGAAAGAGAAAATTCAAAACTGGCTCCATGACCTCGGTGTTGCACTGGGCCTGATCGAGCCGCCCCTGCAGCCGGTGCCGATCCGCACGGATGATGAGCAGCGCCGGCCGCGTCGCAGATAA